DNA from Sphingomonas psychrotolerans:
GGGCCTGACCTATATCGACGGCGACGAGGGCATCCTGCTCCATCGCGGCTATCCGATCGGCCAACTCGCCGAGCAGTCCAGCTTCATGGAAGTCGCCTACCTCCTGCTGAACGGCGAGTTGCCGGGCGCGGAAGAGCTCACCAAATTCAACACCACGATCACCCGCCACACGATGCTGCACGAGCAGCTCGCGACCTTTTATCGCGGCTTCCGTCGCGATGCGCATCCCATGGCGGTGATGTGCGGCGTCGCCGGCGCGCTCTCGGCCTTCTATCATGATTCAACCGACATTACCGATCCGAAGCAGCGCATGATCGCGTCGCACCGGCTGATCGCCAAGATGCCGACAATCGCGGCGATGGCGTACAAGTACAGCGTCGGCCAGCCGTTCCTCTATCCCGACAATCGCCTGTCCTATACCGGCAACTTCCTGCGGATGACCTTCGGCGTCCCCGCCGAGGAATATGTCGTCAACCCGGTGGTGGAAAAGGCGCTCGACCGCATCTTCATCCTCCACGCCGATCACGAGCAGAACGCCTCGACCTCGACCGTGCGCCTCGCCGGCTCGTCGGGCGCCAACCCCTTCGCATGCATCGCCGCGGGCATCGCCTGCCTCTGGGGCCCGGCGCATGGCGGCGCCAACGAAGCGGCGCTCAACATGCTTCATGAGATCGGTCGTCCCGAGCGGATCCCGGAATTCATCGCGCGTGCCAAGGACAAGAACGATCCGTTCCGCCTCATGGGCTTCGGCCACCGCGTCTACAAGAATTACGATCCGCGCGCGACGGTGATGCAGAAGACCGTGCGCGAAGTGTTCAAGGAATTGAACGTCTCGGACCCGGTGTTCGAGGTCGCGATTCAGCTAGAAGAAATGGCGCTCAAGGACCCGTATTTCATCGAGAAGAAGCTGTTTCCCAACGTCGATTTCTATTCGGGCGTGATCCTCTCGGCGATCGGCTTCCCGACAACGATGTTCACGGCATTGTTCGCGCTCGCCCGTACCGTCGGCTGGGTCGCACAGTGGAACGAAATGATCTCGGACCCCGAGCAGAAGATCGGTCGTCCGCGCCAGCTCTATACCGGCCCCACCCAGCGCGATTACGTTCCCGTCGACCAGCGCTGAGGCGAACGCATCCGCTCCGTCATCCCGGACCCGGGGTGATGGAGCGAGCCTGCGCCTGTGCAATTTCCATTACCAGATCCTCGGGCAACGGTTCGGCGTAGAGAAACTGGACCGTGTCTTTTTTTGCCCGATACCGCCCCAACCGGGCTTCGAAATCGG
Protein-coding regions in this window:
- a CDS encoding citrate synthase, producing MSDTAKLQVPGKEVEYPILTGSVGPDVVDIRKLYAQTGKFTYDPGFTSTASCESGLTYIDGDEGILLHRGYPIGQLAEQSSFMEVAYLLLNGELPGAEELTKFNTTITRHTMLHEQLATFYRGFRRDAHPMAVMCGVAGALSAFYHDSTDITDPKQRMIASHRLIAKMPTIAAMAYKYSVGQPFLYPDNRLSYTGNFLRMTFGVPAEEYVVNPVVEKALDRIFILHADHEQNASTSTVRLAGSSGANPFACIAAGIACLWGPAHGGANEAALNMLHEIGRPERIPEFIARAKDKNDPFRLMGFGHRVYKNYDPRATVMQKTVREVFKELNVSDPVFEVAIQLEEMALKDPYFIEKKLFPNVDFYSGVILSAIGFPTTMFTALFALARTVGWVAQWNEMISDPEQKIGRPRQLYTGPTQRDYVPVDQR